Proteins from a single region of Penaeus monodon isolate SGIC_2016 chromosome 29, NSTDA_Pmon_1, whole genome shotgun sequence:
- the LOC119592047 gene encoding transcription factor MafK-like translates to MKVKQRRRTLKNRGYAASCRIKRIEQIDELESERTTEQVDIEKLINENHNMRTEIDRLFQNYEALKKFADQKNIPLPPDLETL, encoded by the exons ATGAAGGTGAAACAACGAAGAAGAACATTAAAAAATAGAGGCTATGCGGCAAG CTGTCGAATCAAGAGAATAGAGCAGATTGATGAATTGGAGTCGGAGCGGACAACAGAACAAGTTGACATTGAGAAACTTATTAATGAAAACCACAATATGCGAACTGAGATTGATCGGTTGTTCCAGAATTATGAAGCACTTAAAAAATTTGCAGACCAGAAGAATATACCCCTCCCTCCAGATTTGGAGACCCTATGA
- the LOC119592046 gene encoding transcription factor MafK-like has protein sequence MESRPTKTLPPLSPSPCDISDDELVSISVRDLNRQLKLRGLSREDIIKMKQRRRTLKNRGYAASCRIKRIEQKDELESERTTEQVDIDKLVSENVSMRSEIDRLFQNYEALKKFANLKNIPLPPDLENL, from the exons CCCCCGCTCTCACCATCACCATGTGACATCAGTGACGATGAACTGGTCAGCATTAGTGTAAGGGATCTCAATCGGCAATTAAAGCTGCGAGGTCTCAGCAGAGAAGACATTATTAAGATGAAACAGCGCAGAAGAACACTAAAGAACCGAGGTTATGCTGCAAG TTGCCGCATCAAGAGAATAGAGCAGAAGGATGAGTTAGAGTCAGAGCGCACCACAGAGCAAGTTGATATTGATAAACTCGTTTCTGAAAATGTCAGCATGAGATCCGAAATTGACCGATTGTTCCAGAATTATGAAGCCTTGAAGAAATTTGCCAACCTTAAGAACATACCTCTACCTCCCGATCTAGAGAACCTTTGA